A single Candidatus Methylomirabilota bacterium DNA region contains:
- a CDS encoding heme-binding protein, protein MHVTFEEAQQAVEAAMKKAEAIGTQMCIAVVDSGASLKAFARMNDAWVGSIDIAIKKAKTACFFGMPTGQIGKLSQPAGPLFGIEHSNEGLITFPGGLPIVNRDGILIGGIGVSGSSVENDHLVAKAGVEVIGLSDLPAHPWRT, encoded by the coding sequence ATGCATGTGACATTTGAAGAGGCGCAGCAAGCCGTTGAGGCTGCCATGAAAAAAGCTGAGGCAATCGGCACCCAGATGTGTATTGCGGTCGTGGATTCCGGGGCCAGTCTGAAAGCCTTTGCTCGGATGAACGATGCCTGGGTGGGAAGTATCGACATTGCTATCAAAAAGGCCAAGACCGCCTGTTTCTTCGGGATGCCCACGGGGCAGATCGGCAAGCTTTCGCAGCCCGCCGGTCCACTGTTTGGGATTGAGCACTCCAATGAAGGATTAATTACCTTTCCTGGAGGCCTTCCCATTGTGAACAGAGACGGCATCCTTATTGGAGGGATTGGAGTAAGCGGCAGTTCGGTTGAGAACGACCATCTTGTCGCAAAGGCTGGCGTTGAGGTCATTGGACTATCCGATCTTCCAGCGCATCCATGGCGAACCTAG